The Streptomyces sp. NBC_00459 DNA segment ATCGCCGACTTCTGGGGCCCGGTCGGCCGCAGCCTCATCGTGTCCCTGACGGTGGTGGTGATCGGCATCGTCGTGGGCATGCTGGCCGCCCTCGCCATCTCGCGCTTCGCCTTCCGCGGGCGGAAGATTGTCATCGTCGGCATTTTGGCCGTGCAGATGGTCCCCCTGGTCGCGATGATCATCCCCGTGTTCCTGCTCCTCAACGACCTCGGCCAGTACGACCGGCTGACCGGCCTGATCATCACCTACCTCACCTTCATCCTTCCGTTCACGGTGTGGACCCTGCGCGGCTTCATCGTCAACATCCCGAAGGAGCTGGAGGAGGCCGCGATGGTCGACGGCTGCTCCCGCACCACCGCCTTCATCCGCGTGGTCTTCCCCCTCCTGGCCCCCGGCCTGGTCGCCACCTCGGTCTACGGCTTCATCCAGGCCTGGAACGAGTACCTCTACGCCCTGATGCTGATGAGCCAGAAGAACCAGACCGCCACCGTCTGGCTCGGCAACTTCACCACCAAGCACGGCACCGAATACGCCCCGATGATGGCCGGCTCCACGTTGATGGCCGTGCCGATCGTCGTCCTGTTCCTCCTCGTCCAGCGCAAGATGGCCGCGGGCCTGACCGCGGGCGCCGTGAAGGGATAACCCCACCCGATGACGACACTCGCCCGCCGCCAGGCTGCTTCCGGTCCTGACAAGAATGGGCTGACCCGCGACGCGCTCACCGTCCTCCAGCCCGGCTTCACCGGCACCACGGCCCCCGACTGGCTGCTCCGCCGCCTCGACGAGGGCCTCGCCTCCGTGGGCCTTTTCGGCCGCAACATCACCTCCCCCGCCCAACTGGCCGCCCTCACCGCCCAGCTGCGCGCCGAACGCGACGACGTCCTGGTCGCGATCGACGAGGAGGGCGGCGACGTCACCCGCCTGGAGGTCCACACCGGCTCCTCCTTCCCCGGCAACCACGCCCTGGGCGCGATCGACGACGTCCGGCTGACCCGGCAGGTGGCACACGAACTCGGCCACCGCCTCCGTGCCTGCGGGGTCAACCTCAACTGGGCCCCGTCGGCGGACGTCAACTCCAACCCCGCCAACCCCGTGATCGGCGTCCGCTCCTTCGGCGCCGACCCGGAGCTGGTCGCCCGCCACACCGCGGCCTACGTCACCGGTCTCCAGACTGCGGGTGTCGCCGCCTGCACGAAGCACTTCCCGGGGCACGGCGACACGTCGGTCGACTCCCACCACGCCCTCCCGCGCATCGACGCGAGCCGCTCGGTGGTCCTCGACCGCGAGCTGTCCCCGTTCCGCGCCGCGATCGCCGCCGGCACCAGGGCGGTGATGAGCGCCCACATCCTGATTCCCGCCCTGGACCCCGACCGCCCGGCCACCCTCTCCCACCCCGTCCTCACGGACCTCCTGCGCGGCGAACTGGGCTACACCGGCCTGATCGTCACCGACGGCATGGAGATGCAGGCCATCGCGGGCACCTACGGCATCGAACGCGGCAGCGTCCTAGCCATCGCCGCCGGTGCCGACGCCATCTGCGTGGGCGGCGGCCTCGCGGACGACGAGACGGTACGCCGTCTGCGCGACGCCCTGATCAAAGCCGTCCGCACCGGCGAACTCCCGGAAGAACGCCTGGCGGACGCGGCGGAACGCGTACGGACACTGGCCCGCTGGACGGCGACACCACCTCAGGAGTCCTCCGCCCCGCGGCCCGCGGACATCGGCCTCCTCGCCGCCCGACGTGCCGTCGAGACGACGTGTCCGGCGGACTCGGCCCCGTTCGAGCCCCTCCGCGAGCCCCCGTACGTGGCCGCCTTCACCCCCGTGGCGAACTTCGCCGTCGGCAACGAGACCCCGTGGGGTGTGGCAGCCGAGCTGGTACGCCTCCTGCCCGGCACCCGCACCGGCACCTTCACCGGCGAGGCCGCGGCCCTGGCGGCCCTGACCGAGGCGGGCCCGAGCCGCATCGTGGCCGTGGTCCGGGACGAACACCGCCACCCATGGATGTCGGCGGCCCTCGACACCCTCCTCACCGCCCGCCCCGACACGATCGTCGTCGAGATGGGCGTCCCCCAGTCCCCCCGCCGGGGCGCCGTCCACCTGGCAACCCACGGCGCGGCCAGAGTCTGCGGCCGGGCGGCGGCGGAGATCATCGCGGGGGAGTAGGCAGGACGACGACAAAAGCGCCGGTCCCCCTCCAGGAGAGGGGGACCGGCGCCGGCGTCATAGGGGCGCGGGGAACTGCGCGACAAGCCACAACGGACCGCCACCCAACAGCGAACCGCACCCGGCAGACGCGCAGATCCCTTAGATCCCCTGCCAGTCAGGCTTATTGACAAAAGTGTGCCGAAAATAATCCGCAAGCTTCAACTTCGAAGCCGCCCCCTCGTCGACAACCACCGTCGCATGCGGATGCAACTGCAGCGCCGACGCGGGGCACACCGCGGCAACGGGCCCCTCCACGGTCGCCGCGACGGCATCGGCCTTACCCTCGCCAGTCGCAAGCAGCACCAGATGCCGAGCCTCGAGAATCGTGCCGATACCCTGAGTGATCACGTGATGCGGCACCTGACCGATGTCGCCGTCGAAGAACCGCGCGTTGTCGATCCGGGTCTGCTCGGTCAGTGTCTTGATCCGGGTCCGCGAGCGCAGCGACGAGCACGGCTCGTTGAACCCGATGTGTCCGTCGGTCCCTATCCCCAGCAGTTGCAGGTCGACCCCGCCGGCCTCGGCCAACGCCCTGTCGTACGCCTCGCACGCCCCCCGCACGTCCTCGGCGGTCCCGTCGGGCCCCATGAACGCGTCCATCCCGATCCCGAGCGGCTCCAGCACCTCGCGCCGCAGCACCGAACGGTACGACTCCGGATGCTCGGCAGGCAGCCCCACGTACTCGTCGAGCTGGGCTATCCGTGCCCGCGACATCTCCACGGCACCGGCACTCACCTGGGCCGCGAGCGCCTGGTAGACGGGCAGCGGTGTCGAGCCGGTGGCCACGCCGAGCAGGGCGGTCGGCTTGTGCCGGAGCAGCTGTGCCATGGCCCCGGCGATGAGTTCGCCAGCCGCCTTGGCGTCCGGAACGATGACAACTTCCACGCTGGGCCTGCCGATCTGGAGTGAGCCGTGTGGTTTAGACCAATCTAACAGACCGTGGTAACGGCGGAAATTGGCCGGGCGATCCACCCCCGCACAGGAACCAACAGAGCTAGGCTGCATGGTGGACGCTTGGACGTCCGACTAGTTCGTTCGGGCGGCCGTCGGGCGTCCGGCTTGCTCGTGAAGGCACAGCAACAAACACTCTTCAACGCATGGACACAACCTGTGGTCTAGTCCACAATGCGTAGAGAGACATACGACCAGAGCCTCCGTCTTCCCCGCACAGGAAGACGGATCGAGGAACCGGGGCTCTCTGCCCTGACTGCGCCGGATCCTCATCCATCGGCCGACCGGGACCGCACACCCCACGGCCGTTGCTGCTCCGGGCTGCGGTGCCGGGAGGGCTGAGGGTCCCTCTCAGGCGCCGCGGCCCGCGGGTGTTTCCGGGCCGGTTCGAGGCCTGTCGCCCGCCACGGTTTCCGGCCATGTCCGAACCGGCGGGTACGCTCGCCAGGTGCCCTCCATGAACGAACTCGTACGCCAGCACACCGCCCTCAGCGACTCCGACCTTGAGTGGCTGCACCTGCTGGTGTCGGAGTGGCAACTGCTCTCCGACCTCTCCTTCGCCGACCTCGTCCTGTGGGTCCCCACGAGCGACGGCACCCGCTATGTCTCGGTCGCCCAGATGCGGCCCAACACCGGCCCGACCTCGTACCAGGACGACATGGTCGGCCACCTCGTCCCCCGTGGCCGCCGGCCCCTGCTGGACGCCGCCCTGGACGAGGGCCGGATCGTGCGCGAGGGCGACCCGGAATGGCGCGAAGAGGTCCCTGTCCGCGTGGAGTCGATCCCCGTGCGCAGGGAAGGGCGCGTCCTCGGGGTCATCGCGCGCAACACCAACCTCCTCACCGTCCGGACCCCGAGCCGCCTGGAGCTGACCTATCTCCAGAGCGCCTCCGACCTGGCCCAGATGATCGCCGCCGGATCGTTCCCCTTCTCCAACCAGGTGGTCGACATGGACGCCTCGCCGCGGGTCGGCGACGGACTGATCCGGCTCGACGCCGACGGAATCGTCCAGTACGCCTCGCCCAACGCGCTGTCCGCGTATCACCGTCTCGGCCTCGCCTCCGACCTCGTCGGCCACCACCTGGGCGTCACCACCGCCGAACTCGCTCCGTCACGGGGCCCGGTGGACGAGGCGCTGTCCAAGGTCGCCAGCGGCTGGGCGCCGCGCGAGTTCGAGATCGAGTCCGTCGACGGGGTCATCCAGTTCCGCGCCATTCCCCTCAAGCCCAAGGGGACGCGCATCGGTTCACTCGTCCTGCTCCGGGACGTCACCGAACTGCGCCGTCGCGAGCGTGAGTTGATCACCAAGGACGCGACCATCCGGGAGATCCACCACCGGGTCAAGAACAACCTCCAGACGGTGGCCGCCCTGTTGCGTCTCCAGGCCCGGCGCATCGAGTCGGAACGTGGACGCGAGGCCCTGGAGGAGGCCGTACGGCGGGTCGGGTCCATCGCGATCGTGCACGAGACGCTCTCCCAGAACCTGGACGAGCGAGTGGAGTTCGACGAGATCGCCGACCGTGTGCTCGCGATGGTCTCCGAGATCTCGCCGGGCGCGGTCACCGCGCGGCGCAGCGGGCGCTTCGGCATTCTGGACGCCGAGGTCGCGACCCCGCTCTCCATGGTGCTGACCGAGATCCTGCAGAACGCCCTGGAACACGGCTTCGGACCGGGCGACACCGGCTCGGTCGAGGTCTCGGCGGTCCGCGGCGGCACGACCAAGGAGGCTCGTCTCCTCGTCACCGTCCAGGACGACGGCGTCGGTCTCCCCGAGGGCTTCGACCCGCACCGCTCGGGCAACCTCGGCCTCCAGATCGTACGAACGCTGGTGGAGGGGGAGTTGGGCGGCACGTTCGACATGGTGCCGGCGCCCGAGCGGGGTACGCAGGTGATCCTCGACATCCCGGTGCGCGCCAACAAGTAGCGCGAGCACGGCGGATGGGCTACGGCGACCGGCCCGAACACAGCGATGAGCCCCGGACCATGGGACGGTCCGGGGCTCAGATGCTTGTTGTCATGCGCATCGGGGGCACTGCGCGCTGCGGCTCGGGGGCGGGAGATGCGTACTCGCTGTACGCGCCGCCAAGCTCAGGCTGTTACGGGGTGGGTTGTCAGGCGGTTGCCTGGCGGGCCCGGTTGCGGGCGGCGCGACGCTTCATGGCACGGCGCTCGTCCTCGCTGAGACCACCCCAGACGCCTGAGTCCTGGCCGGACTCGAGCGCCCACTGCAGGCACTGCTCCATGACGGGGCAGCGACGGCAGACGGCCTTGGCTTCCTCGATCTGCAGCAGCGCAGGACCGGTGTTGCCGATGGGGAAGAAGAGCTCCGGGTCTTCCTCGCGGCAAACGGCGTTGTGACGCCAGTCCATGGCTGCTACCTCTCCTTGGTATTACATGCACGTTGCTTGTGAATGTGAACGCTTTCACGAATCCCTCAACAAGTGAAGGGCCGATCATCAGACGGACTGATGTGGTCCTTTGAAGTGAGGAGGGGTTCTGGCTCTCTGTGGTGGCCGGTGTTGCGGGCCGTCCCGAGCGCCACGTAGAGACTCGCAAACCTCAGCGGCGGATACAACCCCTACCGGAAAGTTTTTTTTGATTCCTCGGTGTCGGCTCAGTCACAGCCGTACTTCCATGGGGTGGACCCTGGCCTAAACGTTCGAGTGGAAGGAGTTTAGCCCGTTCCGCTCACACAATCACACGCAGTGCACGGCGTACGCCTGTGAACGTCACGCTCGTTCGCAGTCCCAGGTGGTCGCCGTCCATCTGGAGGGGTAGGGGGACCTTCGAATGCAAGGTGAAGTCGGTCAGGTCGTGCAGGGACGTGGCATGTCTGCCATGGGGTCCCCGCTCGGGGGACGAAGTGAGCAACTGCATGCCATACCGGGCAACCGCGCCCGTCGACATGCGGCTGAGACCGAGTACGTCGAGCCCGGTATCGAACGAAGCCTTAGGCGACGCGTACACCGGACGATTGCCCAGATACGTCCACGGGGACGTATTGCAGACTATGGACAGCACAAGATCCGTCACCGGGTCGGCACCCGGCTGTTCCAGGGTGATCGTGCCGTGCCGGCGGTTGGCCTCTCCCAGGAATTGGCGCACGACCTGCCGCAGGTAAAGGGAATGTGTGGATTTACGGCCGCGTTCCCGCTGTTGTTCCACCCGGCCGATCACACCGGCGTCGAATCCCAGTCCGGCACAGAACGTGAACCAGCGCTCCTGCACCGACTCGTCCTCGGTGCCCGGGGTGCCTCTCGCGACACCGAGGCCCACTGTGCGCTCCCGGTTCTCGCGCAGCGCGTCCAGCAGGACGCCGGTGGCCTCCACGGCGTCGTTGGGCAGACCGAGAGCGCGGGCGAAGACGTTCGTGGAGCCGCCGGGGACCACGGCCAGACCGGGCAGCCGGTCCGGGTCTGGGCCGTTGTGCAGCAGGCCGTTCACGACCTCGTTGACCGTCCCGTCGCCACCGAGGGCGACGACCAGCTCGATGTCCTTGCTCTCCGCGGCCTGCCGGCCGAGGTCACGCGCGTGGCCCCGGTACTCGGTGGTGACCGCCTCGAGTTTCATCTCGCTCGCGAGAGCATGGGTCAGCACATCGCGCGTACGTGCGCTTGTGGTGGTAGCCGCCGGATTGACCACGAGAAGTGCACGCATGCGAAGAGGGTACCTACCGGGTGGTACTCGGCCCAGGGCAGGTAGGGGAACAGTAAGAAGCAGGGGCGCTCCGCGGGAAGCGCCGTATGAAGCCGCGGGGTGCGTTGTGGCTGGTCGCGCCCCGCGGCGGAGCCGCAATACGTCACAGCCCCGCGCCCCTGTGGGACGCGGGCCGGGCGCCGTACGGTCCAGGGCTACCCTTTGGAGGTGAACGCTGAGCAGACCCCCGCCCCCGAAGCCGCCGAAGAGCCCAGGCCTCTGCGGCTGACCGCCGCGGCCGTGCTCGCCGCCCTGGAGGGGCTCGCTCTGACGGTCGGCGGGGCCTTCGTCCTCGTCCTGGGGCTGACCGGCGATCCGGACGACCGGCAGCAGGCCGTCACCGGCGGCGTCACACTCATCGTGCTCGCACTGCTGCCGCTGCTCGCCGCGCGCGGGCTGCTGGGACGGCGGAGCTGGAGCCGGGGACCCGCCGTCATCACGCAGATCATGGCGCTGCCCGTCGCCTACAACCTGGTCCAGGCCGACAGCATGGCCATTCCGGGCGGGATCGTACTGGGTGTGGTGGCGGTCACCGCGCTGGTGCTGCTGGTGAACCAGGAGACGACCCGGGCCCTCGGGATCCGGGGGCCCGGCAGCCAAGCGGAGTAGACCCGAAGGGGTTACTCCTCCACCAGCAGCTTCTCGCGCAGCTGGGCCAGGGTCCGGGCCAGCAGGCGGGAGACGTGCATCTGGGAGATGCCGACCTCCTGCGCGATCTGCGACTGCGTCATGTTGCCGAAGAAGCGCAGCAGCAGGATGCGCTTCTCCCGGGGCGGGAGATCCTCCAGGAGCGGCTTGAGCGACTCGCGGTACTCGACGCCCTCCAAGGCCTCGTCGTACGACCCCAGTGTGTCCGCGACCGCCGGGGACTCGTCGTCCGTGTCGGGAACGTCCAGGGACAGCGTGGAGTAGGCGTTGGCCGACTCCAGGCCCTCCAGGACCTCCTCCTCCGAGATGCCCAGCTTCTCGGCGAGCTCGTGGACCGTGGGGGAGCGGCCGTGCCGCTGCGAGAGCTCCGCCGTCGCCGTGGTGAGCGACAGACGCAGCTCCTGGAGCCTGCGCGGGACGCGCACCGCCCAGCCCTTGTCACGGAAGTGCCGCTTGATCTCGCCGACGACCGTCGGGGTCGCGTACGTCGAGAACTCGACGCCGCGGTCCGGGTCGAAGCGGTCCACCGACTTGATCAGACCGATGGTCGCGACCTGGGTCAGGTCGTCCAACGGCTCACCGCGGTTGCGGAAGCGGCGCGCGAGGTGCTCGACGAGCGGGAGATGCATACGGACCAGCCGGTTGCGCAACTCCGCGTACTCGGCGCTGCCGTCCGGCATCGCGCGCAGCTCGTAGAACAGGGCGCGCGCTCCGCTGCGGTCCGTCGGGGAGTGGTGCGTGGCCTGCGCCGGCGGCTGTGCCGTCTGCTGTGTGCCCTGCGCGTCGTCTCGTTCGTGCTCGCTCATCGTCCCGCCCGTCGACCCTCCCCGAGTCCGAGCGTCGGCTCGAACAGGGGAGAGCTCACTTGGCCCTTCCAGGGGCGCACTCTGCACGGCACCTTCCCGATCCAGCTGCCCGTCGTCCATGAAGCCGGCCTCCGGGGGGTTGTCCTCCGGGTGCGGCCGGGCCTGCTCGGGGATGCCGGCGATCCCGGCGATGCCGGAAACGGCGTCCGCCGTGCCCCGCTGCCCGTCCGGGCCGTCGCTGCCCGCCGCGGGCAGCTCCCGTGTGCCGCGCTCTTCGTCCCGCACCGGCCCGTCCCCGTTCCTCACGCCGGCCCGGGTCCCGCGCCGCGCTTCTTGTAGAGACTGATCGACACGGTCTTGTCCTCGGCGACGGTCGAGTCGACCTGGCCCGCGAGGGCCGACAGGACGGTCCAGGCGAAGGTGTCGCGCGCGGGGGCGTGACCGTCCGTGGTCGGAGCCGAGACCGTGACCTCCAGGGAGTCGTCGATCAGTCGGAACACACAGCTGAGTACGGAGCCGGGCACGGCCTGCTGAAGCAGGATCGCGCAGGCCTCGTCCACTGCGATGCGCAGGTCCTCGATCTCGTCGAGGGTGAAGTCCAAACGGGCCGCGAGACCGGCCGTGGCCGTACGCAGCACCGACAGGTAGGCACCCGCGGCCGGCAGCCGGACTTCGACGAAGTCCTGGGTCGCGGGCTCGCCTGCGAACTGGGACACCCTCACCTCCAAGGTGGTACAAGCTCTTTCGGGGGCCGAGGGTCGCCCCCCGGGTAACGCGATACGTGGTTCAGCGGTGACGCTACCGCGCTCCGGACTTTCCTGTCCCCGGGACCCCAGCCCCTTGCCGTCACTCATAGTAAACCTGTGAATACGCACAGTGGCTAGGGGTCTGCGGGCCCAATTGGGAAGAGCGCGCGCCGGGTTGACGTACCCAGGCGTCAGACGGTCGAACCGTCCGGATCCAGGGTCACACGAGTACGCCCTCGGTCACCAATGCCCCTGCTCACGCGGGTGCGCGGGCGGGTGTACGGCAATTCCGGCCTTCGCGCGGTCGTCCGGGCGGTCATACGAGGACGTGGTCGACGAAGCACCAGCGCCAGCTCTCGCCGGGCTCGAAGGTCCGCATCACCGGGTGCCCGGTCTCCTTGTGGTGTTCTGTCGCGTGGCGCATCGGCGAGGAGTCGCAGCAGCCGACGTGGCCGCATTCCAGGCACAGGCGCAACTGCACCGGGTGGGTTCCGGCCGCCAGGCACTCCGGACAGGTGTCGTTCTTCGGCTGGGGTTCCGGGAGCGGCAGCGCGTCGGCATGCGTGCACTGTTTCATGATTGCCAGGTTACGACGGCTGTGCGGAAAGCCGCGCGGAAAGCCGGAGTGCGCGGATGACAGGGTGGGTGGAAACGAGAGTGGGCCGAAACCGATGCATGTGATGCCACTGCTCCTGCTGGTCGCGGGCAGCGCCGCCATTGCCGCCGCGGGCCGCCGCACCCCTGTCCCGCCCCCGCTGCTCCTGGTCGCCGCCGGCCTGGTGTTCGCGTACGTCCCCGGAGTGCCCGACTACGCGCTCGACCCGCATGTCGTCCTGCCGCTGATGCTGCCCCCGCTGCTGTACACGGCGGCCGTCGACAGCTCGTACCTCGATCTGCGCGCGCAACTGCGGCCCGTGGCACTGCTGTCGGTGGGGTACGTGCTCTTCGCGACCCTCGTCGTCGGCTGGGCGGCCTATCTCGTCGTCCCCGGGCTGCCGCTGACCGCCGCGCTGGTGCTCGGCGCGGTCGTGGCGCCGCCGGACGCCGTCGCGGCCACGGCGATCGCGCGCCGGGTCGGGCTGCCGTCGCGGGTCACCACCATCCTCCAGGGCGAGTCGCTGGTGAACGACGCCACCGCGATCACCGCGTACCGCGTCGCTCTCGCGGCGGCTGTCGGGGAGGGCGCGACCTGGGCGGGCGGGATCGGCGAGTTCCTGCTCGCCGCGGTCGGCGGCATCGGGATCGGGCTGATCCTGATGATGCCGATCCACTGGCTGCGCACGCACCTGAAGGAAGCGCTGCTTCAGAACACACTGTCCCTGCTGATCCCGTTCGCGGCCTACGCGGTCGCCGAGGAGGTGCACGCCTCCGGGGTCCTCGCGGTGGTGGTCGTGGCGCTCTATCTGGGACATCGCGCGTGGGAGGTCGATTTCGCGACCCGCCTCCAGGAGGAGGCGGTCTGGAAGATGGTCGCGTTCGTTCTCGAATCGGCCGTCTTCGCCCTGATCGGGCTGCAACTGCCGGTCGTCCTGGAGGGACTCGGGGAGTACGAGGGTGTCGATGCCGCCTGGTACGCGATCGCCGTCTTCCTCGTGGTCGTCGTCACCCGGTTCGCCTGGGTGTACCCCGGGACGTTCGTGCCCCGGCTGCTCTCGGCGCGGATCCGGGAACGGGAGCCGAACCCGACCTGGAAGGGCGCGTTCGTCATCTCCTGGGCCGGGATGCGGGGGGTCGTCTCGCTGGCCATCGCCTTCTCGATCCCGCTCACGATGGAGGGCGGCGAGGCGTTCCCGGAACGGAACCTGGTCCTCTTCCTGACCTTCACGACGGTCATCGGCACACTGGTCGTCCAAGGTCTGACACTGCCGCCCCTGATCCGGCTGCTGAAGCTGCCCGGGCGGGACGGGCAGGCCGAGACGCTTGCGGAGGCGAACGCCCAGGCGCAGGCGTCCAGGGCGGCACAGCGGCGCCTGGAGGGTCTGCTGGAGGACGAGAGCAACGCGCTGCCGCCCCCGCTGGCCGACAGGCTGCGCATGGTGCTGGAGCGTCGGCAGAACGCCGTATGGGAGCGACTGGGCTCGGTCAACCCCGTGACCGGCGAGACGGTGGACGACACCTACCGGCGGCTGTCCCGCGAGATGATCAGCGCGGAACGGGAGGTGTTCGTGCGGCTCCGGGACGGACGCCACATCGACGACGAGATGCTTCGGACCCTGCTGCGACGGCTCGACCTGGAGGAGGCGGCGGCGTTCAGGGAGGCGGAGTAGAGCGGGCGCGGCCCGGTGGTTCAGGGGAACGGGCGGCCCGTGATCACCGCCGCGACGGTGGTCCCGTTCGTGAACGCGCCCTCCTCCGCGAGAGCGACAAGTCCGTAGAGCATCTTGGCGACATAGAGACGTTCCACGGGTACGTCGTGACGGGCCTCGAAGTCTTCGGCGAAGGCGTGCAGTTCGGGGGTCGTACGGGCGTAGCCGCCGAAGTGGAAGCGGTGGTCGAGCGTCCATGACCCGCGTGGCCCGCCGAAGGCGAGGTCCTGGAGGGCCTGTATCTCCGCGTCCAGGAAACCGCCCTTGAGGACCGGGATGCCGAGGGCGCGTTGTCCGGGGGCGAGGCCCGCGGCGAGGCCCGCGAGGGTGCCGCCGGTGCCGCAGGCGACCGCGACGACGTCGGCGTGGCCGCGCAGCTCCTCACCGAGCGCGCGACAGCCCTGTACGGCGAGGGGGTTGCTGCCGCCCTCCGGCACGACGTACGCGTCCTCGGCGCCGGCCGCGCGGCGGAGCGCGGCGAGGGTGTCGGGGTCGGCCTTGCGCCGGTACGTCGATCTGTCGACGAAGTGCAGGCGCATGCCGCTCGCCGTGCAGTGGGCGAGGGAGGGGTTCAGGGGGCGGTCGGCGAGTTCCTGACCGCGGACCACGCCGATCGTGGGCAGGCCCAGAAGGCGGCCGGCGGTGGCCGTGGCACGGAGGTGGTTGGAGTAGGCGCCGCCGAAGGTGAGGATCGGGCGGCCGGCGGCGGCTGCCAGATTGGGGACCAGCTTGCGCCACTTGTTGCCGATCAGATCCGGGTGGACGAGGTCGTCGCGCTTGAGGAGCAGACGGAGGTTGTGGCGGGCGAAGCGGGGG contains these protein-coding regions:
- a CDS encoding carbohydrate ABC transporter permease: MSAVAPSASRKSRKPRKSKAGWNLLGLLVFLTAGFPVYWMLNTAFKPAKDAIDPDPSLLPTGFTLANFRRALNIADFWGPVGRSLIVSLTVVVIGIVVGMLAALAISRFAFRGRKIVIVGILAVQMVPLVAMIIPVFLLLNDLGQYDRLTGLIITYLTFILPFTVWTLRGFIVNIPKELEEAAMVDGCSRTTAFIRVVFPLLAPGLVATSVYGFIQAWNEYLYALMLMSQKNQTATVWLGNFTTKHGTEYAPMMAGSTLMAVPIVVLFLLVQRKMAAGLTAGAVKG
- a CDS encoding glycoside hydrolase family 3 protein, producing MTTLARRQAASGPDKNGLTRDALTVLQPGFTGTTAPDWLLRRLDEGLASVGLFGRNITSPAQLAALTAQLRAERDDVLVAIDEEGGDVTRLEVHTGSSFPGNHALGAIDDVRLTRQVAHELGHRLRACGVNLNWAPSADVNSNPANPVIGVRSFGADPELVARHTAAYVTGLQTAGVAACTKHFPGHGDTSVDSHHALPRIDASRSVVLDRELSPFRAAIAAGTRAVMSAHILIPALDPDRPATLSHPVLTDLLRGELGYTGLIVTDGMEMQAIAGTYGIERGSVLAIAAGADAICVGGGLADDETVRRLRDALIKAVRTGELPEERLADAAERVRTLARWTATPPQESSAPRPADIGLLAARRAVETTCPADSAPFEPLREPPYVAAFTPVANFAVGNETPWGVAAELVRLLPGTRTGTFTGEAAALAALTEAGPSRIVAVVRDEHRHPWMSAALDTLLTARPDTIVVEMGVPQSPRRGAVHLATHGAARVCGRAAAEIIAGE
- the nagB gene encoding glucosamine-6-phosphate deaminase, with the protein product MEVVIVPDAKAAGELIAGAMAQLLRHKPTALLGVATGSTPLPVYQALAAQVSAGAVEMSRARIAQLDEYVGLPAEHPESYRSVLRREVLEPLGIGMDAFMGPDGTAEDVRGACEAYDRALAEAGGVDLQLLGIGTDGHIGFNEPCSSLRSRTRIKTLTEQTRIDNARFFDGDIGQVPHHVITQGIGTILEARHLVLLATGEGKADAVAATVEGPVAAVCPASALQLHPHATVVVDEGAASKLKLADYFRHTFVNKPDWQGI
- a CDS encoding sensor histidine kinase, whose amino-acid sequence is MPSMNELVRQHTALSDSDLEWLHLLVSEWQLLSDLSFADLVLWVPTSDGTRYVSVAQMRPNTGPTSYQDDMVGHLVPRGRRPLLDAALDEGRIVREGDPEWREEVPVRVESIPVRREGRVLGVIARNTNLLTVRTPSRLELTYLQSASDLAQMIAAGSFPFSNQVVDMDASPRVGDGLIRLDADGIVQYASPNALSAYHRLGLASDLVGHHLGVTTAELAPSRGPVDEALSKVASGWAPREFEIESVDGVIQFRAIPLKPKGTRIGSLVLLRDVTELRRRERELITKDATIREIHHRVKNNLQTVAALLRLQARRIESERGREALEEAVRRVGSIAIVHETLSQNLDERVEFDEIADRVLAMVSEISPGAVTARRSGRFGILDAEVATPLSMVLTEILQNALEHGFGPGDTGSVEVSAVRGGTTKEARLLVTVQDDGVGLPEGFDPHRSGNLGLQIVRTLVEGELGGTFDMVPAPERGTQVILDIPVRANK
- a CDS encoding WhiB family transcriptional regulator, translating into MDWRHNAVCREEDPELFFPIGNTGPALLQIEEAKAVCRRCPVMEQCLQWALESGQDSGVWGGLSEDERRAMKRRAARNRARQATA
- a CDS encoding diacylglycerol/lipid kinase family protein translates to MRALLVVNPAATTTSARTRDVLTHALASEMKLEAVTTEYRGHARDLGRQAAESKDIELVVALGGDGTVNEVVNGLLHNGPDPDRLPGLAVVPGGSTNVFARALGLPNDAVEATGVLLDALRENRERTVGLGVARGTPGTEDESVQERWFTFCAGLGFDAGVIGRVEQQRERGRKSTHSLYLRQVVRQFLGEANRRHGTITLEQPGADPVTDLVLSIVCNTSPWTYLGNRPVYASPKASFDTGLDVLGLSRMSTGAVARYGMQLLTSSPERGPHGRHATSLHDLTDFTLHSKVPLPLQMDGDHLGLRTSVTFTGVRRALRVIV
- a CDS encoding RNA polymerase sigma factor SigF, coding for MRDEERGTRELPAAGSDGPDGQRGTADAVSGIAGIAGIPEQARPHPEDNPPEAGFMDDGQLDREGAVQSAPLEGPSELSPVRADARTRGGSTGGTMSEHERDDAQGTQQTAQPPAQATHHSPTDRSGARALFYELRAMPDGSAEYAELRNRLVRMHLPLVEHLARRFRNRGEPLDDLTQVATIGLIKSVDRFDPDRGVEFSTYATPTVVGEIKRHFRDKGWAVRVPRRLQELRLSLTTATAELSQRHGRSPTVHELAEKLGISEEEVLEGLESANAYSTLSLDVPDTDDESPAVADTLGSYDEALEGVEYRESLKPLLEDLPPREKRILLLRFFGNMTQSQIAQEVGISQMHVSRLLARTLAQLREKLLVEE
- a CDS encoding anti-sigma regulatory factor, with the translated sequence MSQFAGEPATQDFVEVRLPAAGAYLSVLRTATAGLAARLDFTLDEIEDLRIAVDEACAILLQQAVPGSVLSCVFRLIDDSLEVTVSAPTTDGHAPARDTFAWTVLSALAGQVDSTVAEDKTVSISLYKKRGAGPGPA
- a CDS encoding UBP-type zinc finger domain-containing protein — its product is MKQCTHADALPLPEPQPKNDTCPECLAAGTHPVQLRLCLECGHVGCCDSSPMRHATEHHKETGHPVMRTFEPGESWRWCFVDHVLV
- a CDS encoding Na+/H+ antiporter, which codes for MHVMPLLLLVAGSAAIAAAGRRTPVPPPLLLVAAGLVFAYVPGVPDYALDPHVVLPLMLPPLLYTAAVDSSYLDLRAQLRPVALLSVGYVLFATLVVGWAAYLVVPGLPLTAALVLGAVVAPPDAVAATAIARRVGLPSRVTTILQGESLVNDATAITAYRVALAAAVGEGATWAGGIGEFLLAAVGGIGIGLILMMPIHWLRTHLKEALLQNTLSLLIPFAAYAVAEEVHASGVLAVVVVALYLGHRAWEVDFATRLQEEAVWKMVAFVLESAVFALIGLQLPVVLEGLGEYEGVDAAWYAIAVFLVVVVTRFAWVYPGTFVPRLLSARIREREPNPTWKGAFVISWAGMRGVVSLAIAFSIPLTMEGGEAFPERNLVLFLTFTTVIGTLVVQGLTLPPLIRLLKLPGRDGQAETLAEANAQAQASRAAQRRLEGLLEDESNALPPPLADRLRMVLERRQNAVWERLGSVNPVTGETVDDTYRRLSREMISAEREVFVRLRDGRHIDDEMLRTLLRRLDLEEAAAFREAE